In Scomber japonicus isolate fScoJap1 chromosome 19, fScoJap1.pri, whole genome shotgun sequence, a single genomic region encodes these proteins:
- the sppl3 gene encoding signal peptide peptidase-like 3 isoform X1 produces MAEQGYSSWAYSLVDSSQVSTFLISILLIVYGSFRSLNMDCENQEKDKDGNPTTGSFNNSNTNNSECYSHGIQTIDSTQALFLPIGASVSLLVMFFFFDSVQVVFTICTAVLATIAFAFLLLPMCQYLTRPCSPQNKISFGCCGRFTLAELLSFSLSVMLVLIWVLTGHWLLMDALAMGLCVAMIAFVRLPSLKVSCLLLSGLLIYDVFWVFFSAYIFNSNVMVKVATQPAENPIDVLSRKLHLGPGMGRDVPRLSLPGKLVFPSSTGSHFSMLGIGDIVMPGLLLCFVLRYDNYKKQANGEVPGPNMSGRMQRVSYFHCTLIGYFVGLLTATVASRIHRAAQPALLYLVPFTLLPLLTMAYLKGDLRRMWSEPFHAKTSSSRFLEV; encoded by the exons ATGGCGGAGCAGGGCTACTCATCCTG ggcATACTCCCTAGTTGACTCCAGCCAGGTGTCCACCTTCCTCATTTCTATCCTTCTCATCGTCTATGGCAGCTTCAG gTCATTAAACATGGATTGTGAGAACCAGGAGAAGGATAAAGATGGTAACCCCACGACGGGGTCTTTCAAtaacagcaacacaaacaacagTGAGTGTTACTCACATG GTATTCAGACTATAGACTCCACACAAGCACTGTTCCTACCCATAGGAGCCTCTGTATCTCTGCTTgtcatgttcttcttctttgactCAGTTCAGGTGGTCTTCACCATCTGCACAGCAG TTCTTGCAACAATTGCATTTGCATTCCTCTTGTTGCCAATGTGCCAGTATCTGACCAGACCCTGCTCCCCACAGAACAA GATTTCGTTTGGCTGCTGTGGGCGTTTTACTCTGGCAGAGCTCCTGTCCTTCTCCCTCTCGGTTATGTTGGTGCTCATCTGGGTGCTGACTGGACACTGGCTTCTCATGGACG CTTTAGCCATGGGCTTGTGTGTCGCCATGATCGCCTTTGTGCGGCTTCCCAGTCTGAAGGTGTCTtgcctgctgctgtcaggaCTGCTCATTTATGATGTGTTCTGG GTGTTTTTCTCAGCCTACATCTTCAATAGTAATGTGATGGTCAAAGTTGCCACCCAACCTGCTGAAAATCCCATAGACGTTCTGTCCAGGAAGCTCCACCTGGGGCCAGGGATGGGTCGTGACGTCCCACGCCTCTCCTTACCTGGCAAACTGGTCTTTcccag TTCCACAGGAAGTCATTTCTCAATGCTGGGAATAGGAGACATTGTGATGCCGGGGCTGCTGTTATGCTTCGTCCTGCGCTATGACAACTACAAGAAACAAGCAAATGGGGAGGTCCCAGGACCTAACATGTCCGGACGCATGCAGCGCGTCTCCTATTTCCACTGCACTCTCATTGGATACTTTGTGG GTCTGCTGACCGCCACTGTGGCCTCCAGGATCCATCGTGCTGCTCAGCCAGCTCTGCTCTACCTGGTGCCCTTCACCCTGCTGCCTCTGCTCACTATGGCCTACCTGAAG GGGGATTTGCGACGCATGTGGTCCGAGCCCTTCCACGCCAAGACCAGCAGCTCCCGCTTCCTGGAGGTATGA
- the sppl3 gene encoding signal peptide peptidase-like 3 isoform X2 — translation MAEQGYSSWAYSLVDSSQVSTFLISILLIVYGSFRSLNMDCENQEKDKDGNPTTGSFNNSNTNNSIQTIDSTQALFLPIGASVSLLVMFFFFDSVQVVFTICTAVLATIAFAFLLLPMCQYLTRPCSPQNKISFGCCGRFTLAELLSFSLSVMLVLIWVLTGHWLLMDALAMGLCVAMIAFVRLPSLKVSCLLLSGLLIYDVFWVFFSAYIFNSNVMVKVATQPAENPIDVLSRKLHLGPGMGRDVPRLSLPGKLVFPSSTGSHFSMLGIGDIVMPGLLLCFVLRYDNYKKQANGEVPGPNMSGRMQRVSYFHCTLIGYFVGLLTATVASRIHRAAQPALLYLVPFTLLPLLTMAYLKGDLRRMWSEPFHAKTSSSRFLEV, via the exons ATGGCGGAGCAGGGCTACTCATCCTG ggcATACTCCCTAGTTGACTCCAGCCAGGTGTCCACCTTCCTCATTTCTATCCTTCTCATCGTCTATGGCAGCTTCAG gTCATTAAACATGGATTGTGAGAACCAGGAGAAGGATAAAGATGGTAACCCCACGACGGGGTCTTTCAAtaacagcaacacaaacaaca GTATTCAGACTATAGACTCCACACAAGCACTGTTCCTACCCATAGGAGCCTCTGTATCTCTGCTTgtcatgttcttcttctttgactCAGTTCAGGTGGTCTTCACCATCTGCACAGCAG TTCTTGCAACAATTGCATTTGCATTCCTCTTGTTGCCAATGTGCCAGTATCTGACCAGACCCTGCTCCCCACAGAACAA GATTTCGTTTGGCTGCTGTGGGCGTTTTACTCTGGCAGAGCTCCTGTCCTTCTCCCTCTCGGTTATGTTGGTGCTCATCTGGGTGCTGACTGGACACTGGCTTCTCATGGACG CTTTAGCCATGGGCTTGTGTGTCGCCATGATCGCCTTTGTGCGGCTTCCCAGTCTGAAGGTGTCTtgcctgctgctgtcaggaCTGCTCATTTATGATGTGTTCTGG GTGTTTTTCTCAGCCTACATCTTCAATAGTAATGTGATGGTCAAAGTTGCCACCCAACCTGCTGAAAATCCCATAGACGTTCTGTCCAGGAAGCTCCACCTGGGGCCAGGGATGGGTCGTGACGTCCCACGCCTCTCCTTACCTGGCAAACTGGTCTTTcccag TTCCACAGGAAGTCATTTCTCAATGCTGGGAATAGGAGACATTGTGATGCCGGGGCTGCTGTTATGCTTCGTCCTGCGCTATGACAACTACAAGAAACAAGCAAATGGGGAGGTCCCAGGACCTAACATGTCCGGACGCATGCAGCGCGTCTCCTATTTCCACTGCACTCTCATTGGATACTTTGTGG GTCTGCTGACCGCCACTGTGGCCTCCAGGATCCATCGTGCTGCTCAGCCAGCTCTGCTCTACCTGGTGCCCTTCACCCTGCTGCCTCTGCTCACTATGGCCTACCTGAAG GGGGATTTGCGACGCATGTGGTCCGAGCCCTTCCACGCCAAGACCAGCAGCTCCCGCTTCCTGGAGGTATGA